Proteins from a genomic interval of Callospermophilus lateralis isolate mCalLat2 chromosome 1, mCalLat2.hap1, whole genome shotgun sequence:
- the Gadd45b gene encoding growth arrest and DNA damage-inducible protein GADD45 beta produces MTLEELVACDNAAQKMQTVTAAVEELLVAAQRQDRLTVGVYESAKLMNVDPDSVVLCLLAIDEEEEDDIALQIHFTLIQSFCCDNDIDIMRVSGMQRLAQLLGEPTEVQGTTEARDLHCLLVTNPHSDAWKSHGLVEVASYCEESRGNNQWVPYISLQER; encoded by the exons ATGACGCTGGAAGAGCTCGTGGCGTGTGACAACGCAGCTCAGAA GATGCAGACGGTGACCGCCGCGGTGGAGGAGCTATTGGTGGCCGCGCAGCGCCAGGACCGCCTGACGGTGGGGGTGTACGAGTCAGCCAAGCTGATGAATGT GGACCCTGACAGTGTGGTCCTGTGTCTCTTGGCTATTGATGAGGAAGAAGAGGATGACATCGCTCTGCAAATTCACTTCACCCTCatccagtccttttgctgtgacaaCGACATTGACATTATGAGGGTGTCCGGCATGCAGCGGCTAGCACAGCTTCTGGGAGAGCCCACTGAGGTGCAGGGCACCACTGAAGCCCGGGACCTGCACTGCCTCCTGGTCACG AACCCTCACTCAGATGCCTGGAAGAGCCACGGCTTGGTGGAGGTAGCCAGTTACTGCGAAGAGAGCCGGGGCAATAACCAGTGGGTCCCCTATATCTCTCTCCAGGAGCGCTGA